A section of the Girardinichthys multiradiatus isolate DD_20200921_A chromosome 5, DD_fGirMul_XY1, whole genome shotgun sequence genome encodes:
- the zgc:165520 gene encoding syntaxin-3, which translates to MKDRLAQLKEKSDPGGDDIQVPVENEAFMDDFFAQTEDIRTSIDKIDESVTEIKKLYSTILSAPTSDQKTQDDVEILTNEIKKSANNARNKLKSIERQLESNTDERASADLRIRKSQHAILAKKFVEVMTKYNEAQVDFRDKSKGRIARQLEITGKNTTDEELEEMLEGGNSAVFTAGITESKINQQALNEIEARHKDIMRLESSIKELHDMFVDIAMLVENQGGMIDRIEGNMDQSVGFVERAVADTKKAAKFQQEARRKQMMIFCCCAILALVLGLFFYSFIK; encoded by the exons atgaaggacCGACTGGCCCAGCTGAAGGAG AAGAGTGATCCTGGTGGTGATGACATTCAGGTTCCTGTGGAAAACGAGGCTTTCATGGACGACTTCTTTGCTCAA ACTGAAGATATACGCACCAGCATTGACAAAATTGATGAGAGCGTGACAGAAATCAAAAAACTCTACTCCACCATCTTGTCGGCCCCCACATCTGACCAAA AAACACAAGATGATGTCGAAATCCTCACCAATGAGATAAAAAAGTCAGCCAACAATGCAAGAAACAAGCTGAAGA gtaTCGAGCGGCAGCTTGAGTCGAACACAGATGAAAGGGCTTCGGCAGACCTCAGGATACGCAAGTCACAG CATGCAATTCTGGCAAAAAAATTTGTTGAGGTCATGACAAAGTACAACGAGGCTCAAGTTGACTTCAGGGATAAGAGCAAAGGACGAATTGCACGACAGCTTGAGATCA CGGGGAAAAACACTACTGATGAGGAACTTGAGGAGATGCTGGAGGGGGGAAATTCTGCTGTCTTCACTGCCGGG ATCACAGAGTCCAAGATCAACCAGCAGGCCCTGAATGAGATTGAAGCCCGTCACAAAGATATCATGAGGTTGGAAAGCAGCATTAAGGAGCTCCATGACATGTTTGTTGATATTGCCATGCTGGTGGAGAACCAG GGTGGAATGATAGACAGAATTGAAGGCAATATGGACCAGTCGGTGGGGTTTGTGGAGAGGGCAGTGGCCGACACTAAGAAGGCTGCCAAGTTCCAACAGGAAGCGCGCAGG AAACAAATGATGATCTTCTGCTGCTGTGCGATTCTGGCCCTCGTCCTTGGCTTATTTTTCTACAGCTTCATCAAATAA